One Triplophysa dalaica isolate WHDGS20190420 chromosome 1, ASM1584641v1, whole genome shotgun sequence DNA segment encodes these proteins:
- the ltb4r2a gene encoding leukotriene B4 receptor 2a → MAYNHTALYVSSPLLSFNMSNPLFSNTTNGTGRVIDSIMSNSGGAVTGAAILGLVFLLGVPGNIFIIWSILARARRRSITTLLILNLAFADGFLMLLTPFFLVYLIKRSWIFGLALCKILFYLCCANMYASVFLIMLMSLHRLVAIVWPKRVGALSNRRTVLRLLIVLWILALGLSVPTLFFRIISVSDSQKVCYCKHQKTQYAVLQYCMETMLSFLLPYGVIISSYVCILRRIRKTRFRRRIRSEKLILVIVVSFGLFWLPYHVINMVQVTASLYPEDSLTKVRLDNIWTSFRALTSTVAFVSSCINPVLYTFAGKSYIRREGLAFMARLFEATGLESTLKIRRSNQNSREREKETDEKENLKDKDKDSNISANANLSIKTVPLQNGK, encoded by the exons aTGGCCTACAACCACACTGCCCTCTATGTTTCCTCTCCTCTTCTATCCTTTAACATGTCAAATCCACTTTTCTCCAATACCACCAATGGAACAGGCAGAGTTATCGACTCAATTATGAGCAACAGTGGTGGAGCCGTCACTGGCGCTGCGatccttggccttgtgtttcTCCTTGGTGTCCCTGGAAACATCTTCATCATCTGGAGTATCCTGGCTCGAGCTCGTCGGCGTTCCATCACCACACTCCTTATCCTAAACCTAGCCTTTGCCGATGGATTCCTCATGCTTCTGACGCCTTTTTTCCTTGTTTACTTAATTAAACGCAGCTGGATTTTTGGCCTTGCACTGTGTAAAATTCTGTTCTACCTCTGTTGTGCCAACATGTATGCTTCAGTATTTTTGATAATGCTAATGAGTCTGCACAGGCTGGTTGCTATAGTGTGGCCAAAGCGTGTTGGTGCTTTAAGCAACCGCAGGACAGTCCTTAGGTTGCTAATTGTATTGTGGATTCTTGCTCTGGGACTCTCTGTGCCCACTTTGTTTTTCAGGATTATAAGTGTTTCAGACAGTCAGAAAGTGTGCTATTGTAAACACCAGAAAACACAATAT GCGGTGTTGCAGTACTGTATGGAAACTATGCTCAGCTTCTTGCTGCCCTACGGGGTGATCATAAGTAGTTATGTGTGTATCCTGCGAAGAATTCGCAAGACCAGGTTTCGTAGACGCATCCGCAGTGAGAAACTCATCCTGGTGATTGTTGTCTCCTTCGGCCTTTTCTGGCTACCTTACCACGTCATAAATAtggtgcag GTCACTGCTTCTTTATATCCAGAAGATTCGCTGACAAAAGTgag ACTGGATAATATTTGGACATCGTTCCGGGCCCTCACATCTACTGTGGCGTTTGTCAGTAGCTGCATAAACCCTGTTCTTTACACCTTTGCTGGAAAGTCATATATTCGACGTGAAGGTCTCGCCTTCATGGCACGGCTGTTTGAAGCCACGGGGCTGGAGTCAACATTGAAGATCCGGCGGAGCAATCAGAACAGtcgagaaagagagaaagagaccgATGAAAAAGAGAATTTGAAAGACAAGGACAAGGATTCCAATATCAGTGCTAATGCCAACTTGAGTATCAAAACTGTCCCACTTCAAAATGGGAAGTGA
- the ltb4r gene encoding leukotriene B4 receptor 1, with translation MATLVTMKTTVSSTPPPNSTVLTPVSTQPLSLSHQIGIAILVLAFVFGFPGNLFVVWSILCKVKHRSVTCLLIFNLAVADALVLLSAPLFLRYLAGGRGWEFGSALCKTVHYLCCVNMYASIYLISLMSLDRWLAVNKPFLSQRMRTKNRLLLIMLGIWVMAFLMALPMPFYRSLIQIRPSVPIYVCVPFHWKSVGHEIFQYLSETLLGFLLPFTFILTCYISVICRLRSAMFQRKGRGSILILLIIGAFTVFWLPYHLVNILQVIGMTQGSSSLVNAAKFARPNVTAFAFLSSSINPVLYVFAGSSHIRQAGLGFMAKLFEATNSESTRSTRSSRGSNAESLVFNKLSVKFSRKGDDARAETPGKEVHSVDEIKTLTPMP, from the exons ATGGCCACTCTTGTTACCATGAAGACCACAGTCTCATCCACACCGCCCCCTAATTCCACTGTGCTGACACCTGTTTCCACACAGCCCTTGTCCCTGTCCCATCAGATCGGGATTGCTATCCTGGTTCTCGCCTTTGTCTTTGGTTTTCCTGGCAACCTGTTTGTAGTGTGGTCCATTTTGTGCAAAGTAAAGCACCGTTCTGTCACCTGTTTGTTGATTTTCAATCTGGCGGTGGCTGATGCTTTAGTACTCTTGAGCGCTCCACTGTTTCTCAGGTACCTGGCTGGAGGGAGGGGATGGGAGTTTGGATCTGCCCTGTGCAAGACTGTCCATTATCTGTGCTGTGTCAACATGTATGCATCTATTTACCTCATATCTCTGATGAGCCTGGACCGCTGGCTGGCTGTCAACAAGCCGTTTCTGTCTCAGAGGATGAGGACCAAGAACAGACTCTTGCTGATCATGTTGGGCATCTGGGTGATGGcttttctaatggctttgcccaTGCCATTCTATCG TTCCCTCATACAAATTCGTCCCAGTGTGccaatatatgtatgtgtgccATTCCACTGGAAAAGTGTGGGGCATGAAATCTTTCAGTACTTGTCTGAGACTCTGTTAGGTTTCCTTCTACCCTTCACATTCATCCTGACCTGCTATATATCAGTGATATGTAGGCTACGTAGTGCCATGTTCCAGCGTAAAGGAAGAGGAAGCATCTTGATCTTGCTTATCATTGGTGCTTTTACCGTATTCTGGCTGCCATATCACCTCGTCAATATCCTACAG GTGATTGGTATGACCCAGGGCTCCTCTTCTCTTGTAAATGCTGCAAAATTCGCCCGTCCAAACGTGACCGCGTTTGCATTTCTCAGCAGCAGCATCAATCCCGTTCTTTATGTTTTTGCTGGCAGTTCTCACATCCGTCAGGCTGGTCTTGGCTTTATGGCTAAACTGTTCGAGGCCACCAACTCTGAGTCCACCCGCAGCACAAGATCTAGTCGTGGCTCTAATGCAGAGAGTTTAGTTTTCAACAAGTTGTCCGTTAAATTTAGTCGTAAAGGGGATGATGCAAGAGCTGAAACCCCTGGTAAAGAAGTGCATAGCGTTGATGAAATTAAAACTCTGACCCCAATgccataa